In bacterium, the DNA window TGTTTAATAATTTGTCGAGCCTCGCCTTTTCGACATTCAATATCTTTCCCTTAAGGGGCAGTATCGCCTGATATCTGCGGTCTCTGCCCTGTTTTGCAGACCCGCCGGCAGAATCTCCTTCGACAAGGAACAATTCGCACAGGTCGGGTTCTTTTTCGGAACAATCCGCCAGCTTTCCCGGGAGAGAAGCCGTATCAAGCGCTCCTTTTCTTCTTGTTAAATCCCGCGCTTTCCGCGCCGCCTCGCGGGCTCTGGCCGCCGTAAGGCATTTATCTATTATCTTCCTCGCTATCGCCGGGTTTTCCTCAAAAAATATTCCCAGCTGTTCATTCACTATAGACTGCACTATCCCGTCAACCTCTCCGTTCCCCAGTTTCGTTTTTGTCTGCCCCTCAAACTGGGGATTCATCACTTTACAGCTTATTACCGCCGTCATCCCTTCCCTGATATCCTCGCCCTGCATGGATATATTATCCTTTTTAAACAGTTTGTTATCCGACGCGTATTTGTTTACAGACCTTGTAAGCGCGGTTTTAAAGCCGCTTAAATGTGTCCCGCCTTCTATGGTATTTATATTATTCGCAAAAGAAAAAATGTTTTCCGCGTAAGACCCCGTATACTGCAGCGCGAGTTCCACCTCAACATCTTCCTTCTCGCTGTGCATATACATGACTTTGGAATGTAAAACATCTTTATTCGTGTTCAGATGTTTCACGAATTGAACGATTCCGCCTTCATACTTAAAATAGTTCTCGCGATCGGAATCCTCCTCTTTTATTTTGATTTCAATGCCTTTATTAAGGAAGGCCAGTTCTCTGAGCCTTTTTGATAATGTTTCAAAACTGAATTCTATTTTTTTAAATATTTCCGGGTCGGCCTTAAACGTTATTTTCGTCCCGTTGCCCTTCGATTTCCCTATAACCGCAAGAGGAGATACTGTTTTCCCCCTCTCAAATCTTATATGATAGACTTTCCCGTCGCGCTTGACCTCGGCTTCCATCCACTCCGACAGAGCATTAACACATGAAACGCCCACGCCATGCAGTCCGCCGGAAACTTTATATGATTCATGGTCGAACTTGCCGCCTGCATGCAAGGTCGTCAAAACAACTTCGACCGCGGGTTTCTTCTCTGTGGCATGAAGATCCACGGGTATTCCCCTGCCGTTGTCACTCACGGAAACACTCATGTCGGAATGTATGATAACTTCAATTTTGTCGCAGGCCCCGGCAAGAGCTTCGTCTATGCTGTTATCCACAACTTCGTAAAC includes these proteins:
- the gyrB gene encoding DNA topoisomerase (ATP-hydrolyzing) subunit B; translated protein: MKKIEQHKYDAKTIKVLGGIEAVRKRPAMYIGDTGERGLHHLVYEVVDNSIDEALAGACDKIEVIIHSDMSVSVSDNGRGIPVDLHATEKKPAVEVVLTTLHAGGKFDHESYKVSGGLHGVGVSCVNALSEWMEAEVKRDGKVYHIRFERGKTVSPLAVIGKSKGNGTKITFKADPEIFKKIEFSFETLSKRLRELAFLNKGIEIKIKEEDSDRENYFKYEGGIVQFVKHLNTNKDVLHSKVMYMHSEKEDVEVELALQYTGSYAENIFSFANNINTIEGGTHLSGFKTALTRSVNKYASDNKLFKKDNISMQGEDIREGMTAVISCKVMNPQFEGQTKTKLGNGEVDGIVQSIVNEQLGIFFEENPAIARKIIDKCLTAARAREAARKARDLTRRKGALDTASLPGKLADCSEKEPDLCELFLVEGDSAGGSAKQGRDRRYQAILPLKGKILNVEKARLDKLLNNDEIRTMITAIGAGIGEEDFKIDKARYKKIVIMTDADVDGSHIRTLLLTFFYRQMPLLIEKGYIYIAQPPLYKIKRKKKESYIESDKEMNKMILELGTEDLKLRKLSNKNEYNSKQFMEILELIMGLERIAGLLHRKGIEFDAFMALRNEKTGEFPIYRVRIEEEEIFLYNDKELVEVSKRAEKEKGGQMEIVVENGDKEKEPVTSAIDVRELYEARELTKIVRELERKGLIDTGKKRDSSKVNYEIIPAEGNPIELKTLSGVLNYVKEQGKKGLMIQRYKGLGEMNPGQLWETTMDPDKRTLVKIILEDAFEADRMFTTLMGDQVAPRRAFIEKFAPEVKNLDV